One stretch of Oceanispirochaeta sp. DNA includes these proteins:
- a CDS encoding PAS domain-containing sensor histidine kinase: MFKFWKFEKSGTKYTQEVAALRESKKKYQTLFHNAQVALFRTSIEGNLIEINKRYAEIAGYSTIEDCMVHFNPGKAWADPGSREELVRIIREKGSVSDYEARIIRRDGTSIWILFSATIYPEQGYLEGSLIDLSFRKKLEEALKRSESLQRKMVANIGDVIVIIDENGNNTYKSQNVERLFGWKPEELIGHSTWDNIHPEDLESAQNLMSKILKKPRSIGAIDCRYRCKDGSYSWIEFTGSNLMDDPEIHGIIGNYHDITERKQKEQLLLESEARFKALHNASFGGIRIHDKGIILDCNQGLSEITGYSVEELIGMDGLLLIAEESRSTVMNHILSGYEKAYEAVGLHKDGTEYPIRLEARNIPYKGRNVRTVEFRDISESKQAEEEHRKLQDQLTQAQKMESIGRLAGGVAHDFNNMLGIILGNSEMIMEHLDSESPAVRYLLEIQKATDRSIKLTRQLLAYARKQTIAPRVLDLNETIKGILNMLQRLIGEDITLSWLPGKDLWNIKMDPSQVDQILTNLCVNARDSIKDVGKLTIETGNVYFDEEYCLDHEGYKPGEYVMVAVSDNGYGMGKEVLNNLFEPFFTTKKVGEGTGLGLATVYGIVKQNEGFISVYSELKEGTTFRIYFSRHSETDWSTQQLEAKEVNLKGHEIILLVEDEMAILTMTEIMLQRLGYTVIAVSSPDEAIKMGELQTEKISLLITDVVMPEMNGKDLAQKMTSLFPDLKCLFMSGYTANIIANHGILDDGFHFIQKPFSKQELAASVREVLDETSGQEKE; the protein is encoded by the coding sequence ATGTTTAAATTTTGGAAATTTGAAAAGTCAGGAACTAAATATACTCAGGAAGTGGCGGCCCTCAGGGAAAGTAAAAAGAAATACCAGACTCTGTTTCATAATGCCCAGGTGGCCCTCTTTAGGACAAGTATTGAAGGTAATCTAATAGAAATTAATAAACGTTATGCTGAAATTGCCGGATATTCAACGATTGAAGACTGTATGGTCCATTTCAATCCTGGCAAGGCATGGGCAGACCCCGGCAGTCGGGAGGAACTTGTCAGGATTATTAGAGAAAAAGGATCCGTTTCTGATTACGAGGCAAGAATCATTCGCCGGGATGGGACTTCTATCTGGATATTGTTTTCAGCGACGATTTACCCGGAGCAGGGCTATTTAGAAGGTTCTTTGATTGACCTCTCCTTCCGCAAAAAATTGGAGGAGGCTCTGAAGAGAAGTGAGTCTCTACAGCGGAAAATGGTTGCCAATATAGGAGATGTGATCGTCATCATTGACGAAAATGGAAACAATACATACAAAAGTCAGAACGTTGAAAGATTATTTGGCTGGAAGCCGGAAGAATTGATTGGGCACAGTACCTGGGATAATATTCATCCAGAGGACTTGGAATCGGCTCAGAACTTAATGTCTAAAATTTTGAAAAAACCCCGTTCTATCGGAGCTATAGATTGCAGATACAGATGCAAGGACGGCAGTTACAGCTGGATTGAATTCACAGGCAGTAATCTTATGGATGATCCGGAGATACACGGAATTATTGGAAACTACCATGATATCACAGAGCGAAAGCAGAAAGAGCAGCTGCTGCTTGAAAGCGAAGCTCGGTTCAAAGCCCTGCACAATGCTTCTTTTGGGGGCATCAGAATCCATGATAAGGGTATTATTTTGGACTGTAATCAGGGATTGTCGGAAATTACCGGTTATTCGGTGGAGGAATTGATTGGAATGGACGGCTTGCTGCTTATCGCCGAAGAATCAAGAAGTACTGTCATGAATCATATATTAAGCGGATATGAAAAAGCATACGAAGCTGTCGGATTACATAAAGACGGGACAGAGTATCCCATACGATTGGAAGCACGAAACATACCCTATAAGGGCAGAAATGTGAGAACCGTTGAGTTCAGAGACATTTCCGAAAGCAAACAGGCAGAGGAAGAACACAGGAAACTCCAGGACCAGTTGACTCAGGCTCAAAAAATGGAGTCCATCGGCCGGCTGGCCGGCGGTGTGGCCCATGATTTCAACAATATGCTGGGTATCATTCTAGGTAATTCCGAGATGATCATGGAACACCTGGATTCAGAAAGCCCGGCTGTCAGATACCTGCTGGAAATTCAAAAAGCCACCGACCGCTCCATCAAGCTCACACGTCAGTTGCTGGCCTATGCCCGCAAACAGACAATAGCCCCCAGGGTACTCGACCTGAATGAGACGATCAAAGGGATTTTGAACATGCTCCAGCGCTTGATCGGTGAGGATATCACTCTTTCCTGGCTGCCCGGAAAAGACCTTTGGAATATTAAAATGGACCCTTCCCAGGTTGATCAGATTCTGACCAATCTATGTGTTAATGCCCGGGATTCAATCAAGGATGTGGGAAAACTCACCATTGAAACAGGCAATGTTTACTTCGACGAAGAATACTGTCTTGATCATGAAGGGTATAAGCCCGGCGAGTATGTAATGGTAGCCGTAAGCGACAACGGATACGGCATGGGGAAAGAGGTCCTGAATAACCTTTTTGAGCCGTTTTTTACAACAAAAAAAGTGGGAGAAGGTACCGGTCTCGGCTTGGCAACCGTGTACGGTATAGTCAAACAAAACGAAGGATTCATCAGTGTTTACAGTGAACTGAAGGAAGGAACAACCTTCAGGATTTACTTTTCCAGGCATTCAGAAACAGATTGGTCCACACAACAGTTAGAAGCAAAAGAAGTGAATTTGAAAGGACACGAAATCATTTTGTTAGTTGAGGATGAAATGGCGATTCTGACCATGACTGAAATAATGCTCCAAAGACTGGGTTATACAGTGATAGCAGTGTCCAGTCCTGATGAGGCCATCAAAATGGGGGAATTGCAGACAGAAAAAATTAGTCTGCTGATAACCGATGTTGTGATGCCCGAGATGAACGGGAAGGATTTAGCACAGAAAATGACCTCCTTATTTCCAGACCTTAAATGTCTTTTCATGTCGGGCTATACGGCCAATATCATTGCCAATCATGGCATTTTGGATGATGGATTCCATTTTATCCAGAAACCCTTTTCCAAGCAGGAACTGGCGGCAAGTGTACGTGAAGTTCTGGATGAAACCTCGGGGCAGGAGAAAGAATAA
- a CDS encoding phosphatase: MKTIDMIAIDTHTHSLASSHAYSSLEEMARAAHKKGLTGFILTDHSPGMPGGAHLFHFYNLRVLPREIHGTLVFRGAEANIINSSGEIDLDEEVMEHLEVVIASFHIHTFPIGTIEDHTSALLGAMKNPYVKILGHPDDSRFPYDIPSVVQAAGETKTLIEMNNSSLSPRAFRVGALENYRMILDECRRQGVMITLGSDAHFSSRVGETDHCQSLLEELQFPSELIANATLERFLSVTGLSL; the protein is encoded by the coding sequence ATGAAGACTATAGATATGATAGCTATAGATACTCATACTCATTCCCTTGCCTCAAGCCATGCCTATTCCAGCCTGGAAGAGATGGCCCGGGCGGCCCATAAAAAGGGTTTGACCGGATTTATTTTAACCGATCACTCCCCGGGAATGCCCGGGGGAGCCCATCTTTTTCACTTTTATAATTTACGTGTTCTTCCCAGAGAGATCCATGGCACCTTGGTCTTTCGGGGGGCCGAGGCTAATATCATCAATTCCAGCGGAGAGATTGATCTCGATGAAGAGGTTATGGAGCATTTGGAAGTTGTTATTGCGTCTTTCCATATCCATACCTTCCCTATCGGAACAATAGAGGACCATACAAGTGCCTTGCTGGGAGCCATGAAGAATCCCTATGTGAAAATTCTGGGTCATCCCGATGACAGCCGCTTTCCCTATGACATCCCGAGTGTGGTTCAAGCCGCAGGAGAAACGAAGACTCTGATTGAGATGAACAATTCCAGTTTGAGTCCCCGGGCATTCCGGGTCGGTGCACTGGAAAATTACAGAATGATTTTAGATGAATGCCGCCGGCAGGGTGTCATGATCACCCTTGGCAGCGATGCCCATTTCAGCTCAAGGGTGGGAGAAACGGATCACTGCCAGTCCCTTCTGGAAGAGCTACAGTTTCCTTCAGAACTGATTGCCAACGCGACTCTGGAACGGTTTCTGTCTGTGACGGGACTGAGCCTCTAA
- a CDS encoding PAS domain S-box protein, whose translation MSVKLSYEELEQRIKALEKAESERKKTKYALKESEDKFKLVFESANVGKSITSPNGRVSVNQAFADMLGYTREELRDKTWQELTPPEDIEVINQKLNSILAEEQKATRFEKKYIHKNGSIIWADVSTVLHRDPEGKPLHFITTVVDISEKKIAEEALIENEKRYRKAQTLGKVGNWEFNLENGHFWGSEEAKRIYGFEHDGPEFTTEEVESCIPKREWVHQVLMDLIEEGKEYNIEFDIITRNTGARRTIHSIAELEKNDKGKPVKVTGVIIDITERKYNIEELKRRNYFIESIMNNMPIGLALNTIDDGDVMYMNSMFEDIYGWSRDVFTNTSLFFDKVFPDPEYHQKMKSQIIADMQSGDPNRMVWNDIKIMTASGEERYVTAINIPLIEQNLMISTVQNTTARKRAEKEHDKLQNQLQQSQKMESVGRLAGGVAHDFNNILSIIIGYSELALIKTDNSGPLHDNIVEILSAAKRSTDITQQLLAFARKQTIAPKVIDLNHSIGDMIEMVQRMIGEDIDLNWLPGGGVWPIKMDSSQILQLLANLCINSRDAITNVGKIIIETKNTVFDDDYCSEHAGFIPGEYVLLTVSDDGQGMTAETRDKIFEPFFTTKSMGHGTGLGMATVYGIVKQNKGFINVYSEIEKGTTIRVYLPRYIGLIVQAQKQKILEIPKSRDEMVLLVEDDDLILELGKMILENLGYAVLSTNNPMEAGSLAAENAGKLKLLITDVIMPNMNGRELSEELQSLYPDLKTLFMSGYTADIIADRGVLEEGFNFIGKPFSMTDLAVKVREVLDQDND comes from the coding sequence ATGTCTGTAAAACTGTCTTATGAAGAATTAGAACAACGCATCAAAGCATTAGAAAAAGCTGAATCAGAGCGGAAGAAGACAAAATACGCCTTAAAAGAAAGCGAGGATAAATTTAAGTTAGTCTTCGAATCCGCGAATGTCGGTAAATCGATTACATCTCCTAATGGCAGAGTTTCTGTAAACCAGGCCTTTGCTGATATGCTGGGTTACACCCGGGAAGAATTAAGGGATAAAACCTGGCAGGAATTGACGCCTCCTGAAGACATAGAAGTCATCAATCAAAAGTTAAATTCTATTCTCGCTGAAGAACAAAAAGCTACGCGCTTCGAAAAGAAATATATACACAAAAATGGGTCCATCATTTGGGCCGATGTCAGCACGGTTTTACACAGAGATCCGGAGGGCAAACCCCTTCACTTTATTACAACAGTTGTAGATATAAGCGAAAAGAAAATAGCAGAAGAAGCTTTAATCGAAAATGAAAAGAGATATCGAAAAGCTCAGACACTGGGCAAGGTCGGCAACTGGGAGTTTAATCTTGAGAATGGTCATTTCTGGGGCTCTGAAGAAGCAAAAAGGATTTATGGATTTGAACACGATGGACCTGAATTTACAACCGAGGAGGTTGAAAGCTGTATTCCCAAACGGGAATGGGTACATCAGGTGCTTATGGACCTTATTGAAGAGGGGAAAGAATATAATATCGAATTTGATATTATCACCAGGAATACCGGCGCAAGAAGGACTATACACTCCATTGCTGAATTGGAAAAAAATGATAAGGGTAAACCTGTAAAAGTAACCGGAGTAATTATTGATATTACAGAGCGTAAGTATAATATTGAAGAACTTAAACGAAGGAATTATTTTATTGAATCTATCATGAATAATATGCCTATCGGTTTAGCTTTAAATACGATTGATGACGGAGACGTCATGTATATGAATTCAATGTTTGAGGATATTTACGGATGGTCACGGGATGTATTCACGAATACCAGTCTCTTTTTTGACAAAGTCTTTCCCGATCCTGAATACCACCAGAAGATGAAATCTCAAATTATTGCTGATATGCAAAGCGGCGATCCGAATAGAATGGTGTGGAATGATATTAAAATAATGACTGCCTCCGGGGAAGAACGGTATGTGACGGCCATCAACATTCCTTTGATTGAACAGAATCTGATGATTTCTACTGTGCAGAATACAACTGCCCGCAAGCGGGCGGAGAAGGAACACGATAAATTGCAGAATCAGCTGCAGCAATCCCAGAAGATGGAATCAGTGGGGAGGCTGGCTGGAGGAGTGGCACACGATTTCAATAATATTCTGAGCATTATCATTGGATATTCCGAGTTGGCTCTCATAAAGACTGATAATTCCGGCCCCTTGCATGACAACATCGTGGAGATTCTTTCAGCTGCAAAGCGTTCAACAGATATTACGCAGCAATTACTGGCATTTGCCCGCAAACAAACCATTGCCCCCAAGGTGATCGATTTGAATCACTCAATAGGAGACATGATTGAAATGGTCCAGCGAATGATTGGTGAAGACATCGATCTTAACTGGTTGCCCGGAGGGGGAGTGTGGCCGATCAAGATGGACAGCTCTCAGATTCTTCAACTACTTGCGAATCTCTGCATTAATTCCCGTGATGCCATCACCAACGTAGGTAAGATTATCATCGAAACAAAAAATACTGTTTTCGATGATGATTACTGCAGTGAACATGCTGGATTCATCCCCGGCGAGTATGTACTCCTGACTGTAAGCGATGATGGCCAGGGTATGACAGCAGAAACAAGGGACAAGATATTTGAACCATTTTTCACAACCAAGAGCATGGGCCATGGTACCGGACTAGGAATGGCCACCGTATATGGTATTGTCAAGCAGAACAAAGGGTTTATCAACGTTTACAGTGAAATTGAAAAAGGGACAACCATCAGGGTGTATCTGCCCAGGTATATCGGTCTGATTGTTCAAGCACAAAAACAAAAAATCCTGGAAATTCCCAAAAGCCGGGATGAGATGGTATTATTGGTTGAGGACGATGATTTAATATTGGAACTCGGCAAAATGATACTCGAAAATCTTGGGTATGCTGTGCTATCCACAAACAATCCAATGGAGGCTGGCAGCTTGGCTGCAGAGAATGCAGGCAAGTTAAAACTTCTGATCACGGATGTGATTATGCCCAATATGAATGGGCGGGAGTTGTCCGAGGAACTGCAAAGTCTTTATCCTGATCTAAAGACACTTTTCATGTCTGGATATACAGCCGATATCATTGCAGACCGCGGGGTGTTGGAAGAAGGTTTCAATTTTATAGGAAAACCCTTTTCTATGACGGATCTGGCCGTCAAAGTCAGAGAGGTCCTGGATCAAGACAATGATTGA